A single genomic interval of Aliiroseovarius sediminilitoris harbors:
- a CDS encoding nuclear transport factor 2 family protein — protein sequence MKGFDSKFKDFPDYIIGITKEIWEDRGIATLHDYYAPDIVVRSPASVVVGNQDVIGATMATLAEFPDRTLLGEDVIWSGTPEEGMLSSHRLFSTATHLGDGVYGKATGNKLAYRIIADCHAINNQINDEWLIRDQGAIVRQMGWEPKDYASDLIAREGGPERCVKPFTPANDKPGPYKGNGNDNEWGQKYADILTRIMNADMTAIESEYDRAVQSEYPGGATGHSWGPVDRFWMGLRASFPNATFTIHHQIGRDDPLMPPRAALRWTLHGKHDGWGVFGVPTGAEVYVLGASHAEFGPWGLRREFTLFDETAIWKQILLQTGEV from the coding sequence ATGAAGGGTTTTGACAGCAAGTTCAAGGATTTCCCCGACTATATCATCGGGATCACCAAGGAAATCTGGGAAGATCGCGGCATCGCCACGCTGCATGACTACTATGCACCCGATATCGTTGTGCGCTCGCCTGCCTCGGTCGTGGTGGGCAATCAGGATGTCATCGGCGCGACCATGGCCACGCTGGCAGAGTTTCCCGACCGCACCCTGCTGGGCGAAGATGTAATCTGGTCGGGCACCCCGGAAGAGGGGATGTTGTCCTCGCACCGGTTGTTTTCGACCGCGACGCATCTGGGCGATGGGGTTTATGGCAAGGCGACTGGGAACAAGCTGGCCTATCGCATCATCGCGGACTGCCACGCGATCAACAACCAGATCAATGATGAATGGCTGATCCGCGACCAGGGCGCGATTGTGCGCCAGATGGGGTGGGAACCGAAGGATTATGCAAGTGACCTGATCGCGCGTGAGGGCGGGCCAGAGCGTTGCGTGAAACCCTTCACCCCCGCCAATGACAAGCCCGGCCCCTATAAGGGCAACGGTAATGACAATGAATGGGGCCAGAAATACGCCGACATCCTGACGCGCATCATGAATGCCGACATGACCGCGATCGAATCCGAGTATGACCGCGCGGTGCAATCGGAATATCCGGGCGGTGCCACAGGTCACAGCTGGGGGCCGGTGGATCGGTTCTGGATGGGGCTGCGTGCATCCTTCCCGAATGCCACCTTCACCATCCACCACCAGATCGGGCGCGATGATCCGTTGATGCCGCCGCGCGCCGCGCTGCGTTGGACGTTGCACGGCAAGCATGACGGCTGGGGCGTTTTCGGCGTGCCGACCGGGGCCGAGGTCTATGTGCTGGGCGCAAGCCATGCCGAGTTCGGGCCGTGGGGTTTGCGGCGGGAATTCACTCTGTTCGATGAAACCGCGATCTGGAAACAGATCCTGTTGCAAACCGGAGAGGTGTAA